The Polaribacter sp. Q13 sequence GGCAATTAGAAACTTTAAGCCAGATGTAATTATCAATAGATTCGATCATAGAACACCAGGTACAACACATGGGCATCATACAAGTTCTGCTATGTTAAGTGTGGAAGCTTTTGATATGGTTGGAGATTCTACAAAATATACAGATCAATTAAAATATACTAAAACGTGGCAACCAAAACGTTTGTTTTTTAACACATCTTCGTGGTTTTATAAAACGCAAGAAGATTTTGATGCTGCTACCAAAGGAAAATTAACATCGTTTGATGTTGGTGTATATTATCCGTTAAAAGGAGTTTCTAATAATGAGTTGGCTTCTATAGCAAGCAGCCAGCATTTATGTCAGGGTTTTGGTAGATTAACTACCCGAGGAAGTGAAAATGAATACGTAGAGTTTTTAAAAGGAGAAGCTCCAAAAGATAAAAATGATATTTTCTCTGGAATAAATACTACTTGGAACCGTCTTGAAAATGGAGGTGAAATTGGTGATATTTTATATGATGTAGAAAATAATTTCGATTTTGTAAACCCGTCTAAGCATTTACCTCAATTAATGAATGCCTATAGTTTAATAGAGAAATTAGAAGATACGCATTGGCGAGCAATTAAAGAAAAGCAAATTAAAGAAATTATAGAAGCGTGTGTAGGCTTGTATTTAGAAGCTTCGGCAGTTAGTTCTTTTGGAACACCAAATTCTAAAATTGATGTAAATTTTGAAGTAGTAAACAGAAGTAGTTATCCAATGATATTGACTTCTATTACAACTACGTTGGATGAAAATACAATATACAAAGGCTTTGAATTAGAGCAGAATAAGAAACTAAATTTTAAAGAAAATATTTTACTAAAAACGGATGAATTTACAGATCCTTATTGGTTAAGAAAAGAACCTTCTTTAGGAATGTATAAAGTAGATAATCAAGAATTGATAGGGAAACCAGAAACACCAAGAGTGGTTAAAGTAGCTTTTAATTTGGTTGTAAATTATTTGCCAATAACAATTACTAAGAATGTTGTTATGCGATATGCAGAAAGAGATAAAGGAGAAGTTTACGAACCTTTTGAAATTTTACCGAAGGTAACTACTAAGCTAAAGGATAAGGTGCTTATTTTTTCTGATAGTATTTCTAAAAAAATTGATGTGGAAGTAAGAGCAGGAGCAAATTATGTAAACGGAAAAGTGAGTTTAAAAGTTCCAGAAAACTGGAGTGTTACGCCTAAAGATATTTCTTTTGATATTGCTCAGAAAAAAGATAAGCAAACCGTTTCTTTTATGGTAACACCTCCAAAAGAGCAATCTGAAGGGAAATTACAAGTTGTAGCATTGTTAGAAGGGAAAACGTATACCAAAGAATTGGTGGAAATTAATTATAGCCATATTCCCAAACAATCTGTTTTATTAAATTCTGAAGCAAAAGTGGTTCGTTTAAATATTAAAACAACAAATAATAAGATTGGGTATATAAAAGGAGCAGGAGATGTTGTTCCAGAAAGTTTACGTCAGATTGGGTATACGGTAGAGAATATAAATCCGTTAGAAATTAATGATAAAAACTTATTAAAATATGATGCTATTGTTGTGGGTATTAGAGCTTACAATGTAGTTGATGAGTTAAAGTTTAAACAAAAATACTTGTTAGCGTATGTAAAACAAGGAGGAAACATGATTGTGCAATATAATACGGATAGAAATGTAGATGTTGCCGCTCCTTATCCTTTAAAATTGTCTAGGGATAGAGTAACAGATGAGGCTGCAGCCGTTTTAATTTTAGCAGAAGACAACCCTTTAATGAATTTTCCTAATAAAATTACAAACGAAGATTTTAATGGTTGGGTACAAGAACGTGGTTTGTATTTCCCTAATATTTGGGATGAAGCTTACGTGCCTGTTTTATCTATGCATGATAAAGGAGAAAACATGAAATTGGGTAGTTTACTGATTGCAAAGTATGGAAAAGGAAATTATATATATACAGGTTTAAGTTTCTTTAGAGAGTTACCTGCAGGTGTTTCTGGTGCGTATAAATTATTTGCAAATATGCTGTCTGTAGAGAAAAACTTAGTAGAATAGTTTTAAAATTTTAGGTTTCAGGTTTAAAGTTGGAATAATAATATAGTGAAGTTAAAAAGAAAGCAAATAGGTTTAGCCCTGATTGAAACCTTTCGACTTCGCTCAAGACAGGATTTATCCTTTTTTGAGGAACGAAAAAAAGATATAGTGGAAAGCAGGAAATAGCTTTTAAAAAATAAGATAAAATGAAAGAGCGAAAATATACTTGGAAAAAAGAATATTCAATGGTTTTAATTGCCAATGTAATTTACATTATTGCGTTTTATTTTATTACAAATTATTTTACGGTTTAGTCTATGGAAATTGAAAGTAAATTACATGCAATAGATTGGATTATTCTGTCTGTAACTTTGATTTTTATTGTGGCTTACGGCACGTATGTTACCCGAAAAAATGATAATGTAACCGATTATATAAAAGGAGGAAGCGATTCTAAATGGTGGACGATTGGACTATCTGTTATGGCTACACAAGCCAGTGCAATTACGTTTTTATCTACACCAGGACAAGCGTTTCATAGCGGAATGGGGTTTGTACAATTTTACTTCGGTTTGCCAATTGCAATGATTATTATTTGCGTGGTTTTTATACCCATTTATCATAAATTAAAAGTCTATACAGCCTACGAGTTTTTAGAGGGAAGATTCGATTTAAAAACGAGAAGTTTAGCGGCAATTTTATTTTTAGTTCAGCGTGGTTTGGCAGCGGGAATTACCATTTTTGCACCAGCAATTATTTTAAGTGCTGTGTTAGATTGGGATTTATTGACGCTGAATATTATCATTGGTTTTTTAGTGATTATTTACACGGTTTCTGGAGGTACAAAAGCGGTAAACGTAACGCAAAAACAACAAATGATTATCATTTTTATTGGAATGCTAATTGCATTTTTTATGATTATGAGTCAGCTT is a genomic window containing:
- a CDS encoding PIG-L family deacetylase, whose product is MKKFLLSTLAFLLISVSVFAQKPQKLTSNQIFEKIQKLNFLGTALYIAAHPDDENTRLIAYLANNVKARTGYLSLTRGDGGQNLIGPEIRELLGVIRTQELLAARRVDGGEQLFTRANDFGYSKDPDETLKIWNKEEVLSDVVWAIRNFKPDVIINRFDHRTPGTTHGHHTSSAMLSVEAFDMVGDSTKYTDQLKYTKTWQPKRLFFNTSSWFYKTQEDFDAATKGKLTSFDVGVYYPLKGVSNNELASIASSQHLCQGFGRLTTRGSENEYVEFLKGEAPKDKNDIFSGINTTWNRLENGGEIGDILYDVENNFDFVNPSKHLPQLMNAYSLIEKLEDTHWRAIKEKQIKEIIEACVGLYLEASAVSSFGTPNSKIDVNFEVVNRSSYPMILTSITTTLDENTIYKGFELEQNKKLNFKENILLKTDEFTDPYWLRKEPSLGMYKVDNQELIGKPETPRVVKVAFNLVVNYLPITITKNVVMRYAERDKGEVYEPFEILPKVTTKLKDKVLIFSDSISKKIDVEVRAGANYVNGKVSLKVPENWSVTPKDISFDIAQKKDKQTVSFMVTPPKEQSEGKLQVVALLEGKTYTKELVEINYSHIPKQSVLLNSEAKVVRLNIKTTNNKIGYIKGAGDVVPESLRQIGYTVENINPLEINDKNLLKYDAIVVGIRAYNVVDELKFKQKYLLAYVKQGGNMIVQYNTDRNVDVAAPYPLKLSRDRVTDEAAAVLILAEDNPLMNFPNKITNEDFNGWVQERGLYFPNIWDEAYVPVLSMHDKGENMKLGSLLIAKYGKGNYIYTGLSFFRELPAGVSGAYKLFANMLSVEKNLVE